One region of Candidatus Binatia bacterium genomic DNA includes:
- the rpmE gene encoding 50S ribosomal protein L31, which translates to MREAIHPKYEAARIVCACGSIIETRSTVPTIHVEICSSCHPFFTGKQKLMDTAGRVERFKRKYGMQE; encoded by the coding sequence ATGAGAGAGGCTATCCATCCCAAATATGAGGCGGCGCGGATCGTGTGCGCCTGCGGAAGCATCATTGAAACGCGCTCGACGGTGCCGACGATCCATGTCGAAATCTGCTCGAGCTGCCATCCGTTTTTCACCGGCAAGCAAAAGCTGATGGACACCGCGGGACGCGTCGAACGGTTCAAGCGCAAGTACGGTATGCAGGAGTAG